One window of the Eschrichtius robustus isolate mEscRob2 chromosome 13, mEscRob2.pri, whole genome shotgun sequence genome contains the following:
- the DUSP6 gene encoding dual specificity protein phosphatase 6 isoform X1 produces MIDTLRPVPFASEMAISKTVAWLNEQLELGNERLLLMDCRPQELYESSHIESAINVAIPGIMLRRLQKGNLPVRALFTRGEDRDRFTRRCGTDTVVLYDESSSDWNENTGGESVLGLLLKKLKDEGCRAFYLEGGFSKFQAEFALHCETNLDGSCSSSSPPLPVLGLGGLRISSDSSSDIESDLDRDPSSATDSDGSPLSNSQPSFPVEILPFLYLGCAKDSTNLDVLEEFGIKYILNVTPNLPNLFENAGEFKYKQIPISDHWSQNLSQFFPEAISFIDEARGKNCGVLVHCLAGISRSVTVTVAYLMQKLNLSMNDAYDIVKMKKSNISPNFNFMGQLLDFERTLGLSSPCDNRVPAQQLYFTTPSNQNVYQVDSLQST; encoded by the exons ATGATAGATACGCTCAGACCCGTGCCCTTCGCGTCGGAAATGGCGATCAGCAAGACCGTGGCGTGGCTCAACGAACAGCTGGAGCTGGGCAACGAGCGGCTGCTGCTGATGGACTGCCGGCCTCAGGAGCTGTACGAGTCGTCGCACATCGAATCAGCCATCAACGTGGCCATCCCGGGGATCATGCTGCGGCGCCTGCAGAAAGGCAACCTGCCGGTACGCGCGCTCTTCACGCGCGGCGAGGACCGGGACCGCTTCACCCGGCGCTGCGGCACCGATACCGTGGTGCTCTACGACGAGAGTAGCAGCGACTGGAACGAGAATACGGGCGGCGAGTCGGTGCTCGGGCTGCTGCTCAAGAAGCTCAAGGACGAGGGCTGCCGGGCGTTCTACCTGGAAG GTGGTTTCAGTAAGTTCCAAGCCGAGTTCGCTCTGCACTGCGAGACCAATCTAGACGGCTCGTGTAGCAGCAGCTCGCCACCGTTGCCAGTGCTGGGGCTCGGGGGCCTGCGGATCAGCTCCGACTCCTCCTCGGACATTGAGTCTGACCTTGACCGAGACCCCAGTAGTGCAACGGACTCGGATGGCAGCCCGCTGTCCAACAGCCAGCCTTCTTTCCCCGTGGAGATCTTGCCCTTCCTCTATTTGGGTTGTGCCAAGGACTCCACCAACCTGGACGTGTTGGAGGAGTTCGGCATCAAGTACATCTTGAACGTCACCCCCAATTTGCCGAATCTCTTTGAGAACGCGGGAGAGTTCAAATATAAGCAGATCCCCATCTCGGATCACTGGAGCCAAAACCTGTCCCAGTTTTTCCCTGAGGCCATTTCTTTCATAG ATGAAGCCCGGGGCAAAAACTGTGGTGTCTTGGTGCATTGCTTGGCTGGCATCAGCCGCTCAGTCACTGTGACTGTGGCTTATCTCATGCAGAAGCTCAATCTGTCAATGAACGATGCTTATGACATTGTGAAGATGAAGAAATCCAACATCTCCCCCAACTTCAACTTCATGGGCCAGCTGCTGGACTTCGAGAGGACGCTGGGACTCAGCAGCCCCTGTGACAACCGGGTCCCAGCACAGCAGCTCTATTTCACCACGCCCTCCAACCAGAATGTGTACCAGGTGGACTCCCTGCAATCCACGTGA
- the DUSP6 gene encoding dual specificity protein phosphatase 6 isoform X2, whose amino-acid sequence MIDTLRPVPFASEMAISKTVAWLNEQLELGNERLLLMDCRPQELYESSHIESAINVAIPGIMLRRLQKGNLPVRALFTRGEDRDRFTRRCGTDTVVLYDESSSDWNENTGGESVLGLLLKKLKDEGCRAFYLEDEARGKNCGVLVHCLAGISRSVTVTVAYLMQKLNLSMNDAYDIVKMKKSNISPNFNFMGQLLDFERTLGLSSPCDNRVPAQQLYFTTPSNQNVYQVDSLQST is encoded by the exons ATGATAGATACGCTCAGACCCGTGCCCTTCGCGTCGGAAATGGCGATCAGCAAGACCGTGGCGTGGCTCAACGAACAGCTGGAGCTGGGCAACGAGCGGCTGCTGCTGATGGACTGCCGGCCTCAGGAGCTGTACGAGTCGTCGCACATCGAATCAGCCATCAACGTGGCCATCCCGGGGATCATGCTGCGGCGCCTGCAGAAAGGCAACCTGCCGGTACGCGCGCTCTTCACGCGCGGCGAGGACCGGGACCGCTTCACCCGGCGCTGCGGCACCGATACCGTGGTGCTCTACGACGAGAGTAGCAGCGACTGGAACGAGAATACGGGCGGCGAGTCGGTGCTCGGGCTGCTGCTCAAGAAGCTCAAGGACGAGGGCTGCCGGGCGTTCTACCTGGAAG ATGAAGCCCGGGGCAAAAACTGTGGTGTCTTGGTGCATTGCTTGGCTGGCATCAGCCGCTCAGTCACTGTGACTGTGGCTTATCTCATGCAGAAGCTCAATCTGTCAATGAACGATGCTTATGACATTGTGAAGATGAAGAAATCCAACATCTCCCCCAACTTCAACTTCATGGGCCAGCTGCTGGACTTCGAGAGGACGCTGGGACTCAGCAGCCCCTGTGACAACCGGGTCCCAGCACAGCAGCTCTATTTCACCACGCCCTCCAACCAGAATGTGTACCAGGTGGACTCCCTGCAATCCACGTGA